CATAATTGGGCAGCATTTTTAAGCATAATAATCTTGGTCTACCATCCGATCCAAATTGCAATACACTTGGAATGGAAGCAAATATATCATGGGAGGACCACTTGCTCTAAATGTCTGCCCATTTTTTTTCTTGTGACCTCATCTTTTATCACATGGAAtagtactaaaaaaaaattattgaggcCTTTTTATTGCACAGGTATCCTTAAGCATCTCCCTGTTACTACTGACATGCTACAGTTTTCATGTTGAGGCATGGTTTTCTCACAGGAAGCCGGCTTTTGAAATCAATGATTCTCACATGGAGTCATGCTTAAAAAATCCGGAGGCCCTCTCGTTCCTTAGGTATCCTAAGCATCTCCCAGTAATTACTACTAACATGCTACACTATTCATGTTGAGGCAAAGCTTTCTCAGATGAAGCCGGCTTTTGAAATCAATGATTTGCAGCATAGGTAGGGTGAGCAACAACTACGGCCACAATGATGAAGGCCATTAGTGGCAGTATCTTTGCCAAAACCACCATGAGCACATTTGGTTGACAACTAGATTGACAAAATTCTAACAACATTTTATCTCAGTATTCCATTATATCAAACTAAACAAGCTGATTAGTTGATATACGTACAGAACCAGTAAAAGATAAAAACCGCCCTCTTTGCAGAAAAATAGGATACCGATATATTTTTGATGTTTTATTTGGAGGTAACGCATTTTATGAGATCATTAGATATTTCTACCATATACCATTTCTTCGTACACTAAAAATCATGAATCAGAAAAAGCTTATTCAATCAAGAGAAGCTAAAAACTTTACACTTGCTGTTCTACATTCGTCTGTTACAAAGAAATAGAGTGGAACAGACCTCATGGAAGGCCTCAAGGATGACCGGCCGGTGCTCCCTGGAATTCATGGACATGTAGCAATTCAGTAGACTCCTAAGCTCTTTTGGCTCTTCCAACCCCTTGGAAGTGATAACCTCCAAAATAGACCTCCGAAAATCCTCTCGAGGATCATAAGAACTCTTATCCATGGCTATCAACACAACGCACCTACCACCACTCCCTCCACCGATCCGATCTCTTCTTCGCCACTCATTTCTAGTCCCCCTCTCCTTGATCATCTGCTCTAGTCTTGCCTGCACCATACCATGCGCGACGTTCAACAGGCAATTCAGTTGCTCGGAATCGGAGCTTCTAATGCCTtcggaggaagaggaagaggaaacacTAAGCCTGGAGCCGCAGCACAAGGCCCCGCATCGCTTCGAATGCTTGGAGTGGCTGTTCTTCTTGAGCTTGGCTTGATACTTGTGCTCCCTCTCCCCCATGAGATTCTGCATCCTTCTGTACCCCAAGGCCACCTTGCAGGGATAGCCTATGGATGTCCCATATGATGCAATGCACAATTGGAAAGTGAAGTGAGCGCCAACCCTGAGGTTTAAACTAATCTTATGTCCATTCACGCCTATATCTTTTATCTTATTTATAAGCTAGATGGTGATGGTTGGTGTGGCATTAGTACTCCTTTTACAATGGATGGATCATGGTGTTCCCTTGCCTTTCAGAAACTCGAG
Above is a genomic segment from Elaeis guineensis isolate ETL-2024a chromosome 1, EG11, whole genome shotgun sequence containing:
- the LOC140854822 gene encoding probable transcription repressor OFP9, translated to MQNLMGEREHKYQAKLKKNSHSKHSKRCGALCCGSRLSVSSSSSSEGIRSSDSEQLNCLLNVAHGMVQARLEQMIKERGTRNEWRRRDRIGGGSGGRCVVLIAMDKSSYDPREDFRRSILEVITSKGLEEPKELRSLLNCYMSMNSREHRPVILEAFHEVCSTLFLCNRRM